The Trypanosoma brucei gambiense DAL972 chromosome 10, complete sequence genome has a segment encoding these proteins:
- a CDS encoding bloodstream-specific protein 2 precursor,putative, with translation MRAIFLVALALATMRESTAESLKLTKENFNETIAKSEIFLVKFYVDTCGYCQMLAPEWEKAANETIDNALMGEVDCHSQPELAANFSIRGYPTIILFRNGKEAEHYGGARTKDDIIKYIKANVGPAVTPASNAEEVTRAKEEHDVVCVGLTANNSTSLSTTLAEAAQSFRVSLKFFEAEPKLFPDEKPETIVVYRKGGEKEVYDGPMEVEKLTEFLQISRVAFGGEITPENYQYYSVIKRPVGWAMVKPNETASIELKESLTEVGKKMRSHMVVLWVNISKHPVWRDFGVPEDAKYPAFLAIHWGANYLHSTAEVVTRESLEKFILEFAAGRVEPTIKSLPVPEVETVDGKTTIVAKTMQKHLTSGKDMLILFFAPWCGHCKNFAPTFDKIAKEFDATDLIVAELDATANYVNSSTFTVTAFPTVFFVPNGGKPVVFEGERSFENVYEFVRKHVTTFKVSEKPANVTEEKKSEEENKSSKSNESNDSNESNVDKQDL, from the coding sequence ATGCGCgctatttttcttgttgctCTTGCGCTCGCCACCATGCGCGAGTCGACTGCGGAATCCCTGAAGCTCACCAAAGAGAACTTCAACGAGACCATCGCAAAGAGTGAAATATTTCTCGTGAAGTTTTATGTTGACACCTGTGGATACTGCCAGATGCTCGCACCAGAGTGGGAGAAGGCGGCCAATGAAACTATTGACAATGCACTTATGGGCGAAGTCGACTGTCACTCACAACCTGAATTGGCGGCTAACTTTTCCATCAGGGGATACCCAACAATCATTCTCTTTCGTAATGGCAAGGAGGCGGAGCACTACGGTGGTGCCCGCACGAAGGACGATATTATCAAGTACATTAAAGCGAACGTTGGACCGGCAGTGACGCCAGCGTCCAATGCTGAAGAGGTGACAAGGGCAAAGGAGGAGCATGATGTAGTGTGCGTTGGCCTGACAGCCAACAATAGCACTTCACTTTCTACCACACTGGCCGAGGCCGCGCAGTCGTTCAGAGTCAGCCTCAAATTCTTTGAAGCAGAACCTAAGCTTTTCCCCGACGAGAAGCCCGAGACCATTGTGGTGTACAGGAAGGGAGGCGAAAAGGAGGTTTACGATGGCCCCATGGAAGTAGAGAAGTTGACAGAATTCCTTCAAATTTCTCGCGTTGCCTTTGGGGGTGAAATTACCCCGGAGAACTATCAATACTACTCAGTTATAAAACGGCCCGTAGGATGGGCTATGGTCAAGCCTAATGAAACTGCCTCGATCGAGTTGAAAGAAAGCCTCACAGAAGTGGGTAAAAAAATGCGATCCCATATGGTAGTTCTCTGGGTTAACATTTCGAAACATCCGGTTTGGAGGGACTTCGGTGTCCCGGAGGACGCCAAGTACCCCGCCTTTTTGGCTATCCACTGGGGCGCCAATTACTTGCATTCCACAGCGGAGGTTGTGACCCGCGAGTCCCTTGAGAAGTTCATCCTGGAGTTTGCTGCAGGTCGTGTCGAGCCCACCATCAAGTCCCTCCCTGTCCCCGAGGTGGAGACTGTTGATGGCAAAACCACCATCGTGGCAAAAACAATGCAGAAGCACCTTACGTCGGGAAAAGACATGctcatccttttctttgcccCTTGGTGCGGTCACTGCAAGAATTTCGCTCCAACCTTTGATAAGATCGCGAAGGAGTTCGATGCAACCGACCTTATCGTTGCCGAGCTTGATGCCACAGCCAATTACGTTAACTCGTCTACTTTTACAGTTACAGCATTTCCGACGGTGTTCTTCGTCCCGAATGGAGGGAAACCCGTTGTTTTCGAAGGTGAACGCTCATTTGAAAACGTCTACGAATTTGTTCGCAAACATGTGACAACGTTTAAGGTGAGTGAGAAACCAGCTAATGTGACAGAGGAGAAGAAAAGCGAGGAAGAGAACAAGAGCAGTAAGAGCAATGAAAGTAATGATAGCAATGAGAGCAATGTTGATAAACAAGATCTGTAG
- a CDS encoding RNA editing complex protein, MP63, whose amino-acid sequence MYRRFFRSAAVKHLGTTSAQCLMRATKYPCGAMCRNASSCHPQTLGYQQRFQSTTDKKFHCSVCKKPFRLEMAAKLHLQQAHGGDGSVEAGPGPGVEASSVNVVSTPVPSPISPVERTFVDEEERRPRRMRPTPKPLHQPDRDIPAAAMEEMLGVWDKIGLNRLEGNFVHSTMVMKVFAAPPDVSEIPLYEHVAPEGENPFDSLDHMTTGTVDATYVGHDAFAEVDLVDPFVAAPDQTLNPFRAGKVRNPFTRISPTQREVVKPLQPPQPKEEPLKAPVTPFGQLPMFGQTREPSASFAAAAVSVQAAANPNEVSSPFAAAVSSSPFVGQVASPFAPAQDVAGSPFEASPCAASSPFVTAGGQETSPFAAPSTPASFGQGSLFPPMGTGAPGFTAITETEQRQQELEHGCPTCGKKFSTFEGAAMHSKSKHGIVLESKKVKDRLNRKGVPDLPAYVPSPVDLSSTSPFGTRSAIGASWAETELIPHAQCVSNITIVGRVLDVSQASENVSHVTVFVEGERSGEEETLTLCCFGEVSQKIRGTLKRNATIFASGTLRLHPVYEASNNKYYVSPVVHVSMPTGTLAVIT is encoded by the coding sequence ATGTACCGCAGGTTCTTTCGCAGCGCAGCCGTTAAGCATTTAGGCACGACAAGTGCGCAATGTCTGATGCGTGCAACAAAATATCCCTGTGGCGCGATGTGCAGGAATGCTAGCAGCTGCCACCCACAGACACTGGGCTACCAACAGAGGTTCCAATCAACAACGGACAAGAAGTTTCACTGTAGCGTGTGTAAGAAGCCATTTCGTCTTGAAATGGCGGCTAAGTTGCACCTCCAGCAGGCGCATGGCGGAGACGGTTCTGTGGAGGCCGGCCCCGGACCCGGTGTCGAGGCCTCATCCGTTAACGTTGTCAGCACACCGGTGCCCTCACCGATAAGTCCTGTTGAGCGAACGTTTGTCGATGAAGAAGAGCGCCGCCCGCGTCGCATGAGGCCGACGCCGAAGCCTCTTCATCAACCCGACCGTGACATACCAGCTGCTGCGATGGAAGAGATGCTTGGCGTATGGGACAAAATTGGGTTGAACAGGCTGGAGGGTAACTTTGTGCACAGCACGATGGTGATGAAGGTGTTTGCTGCGCCCCCTGATGTGTCAGAGATACCCCTTTATGAACACGTTGCCCCCGAGGGCGAGAATCCATTCGATAGTTTGGACCACATGACCACAGGTACCGTAGATGCGACGTACGTTGGTCATGATGCTTTCGCAGAAGTGGACCTGGTGGACCCTTTTGTTGCCGCACCCGATCAAACATTGAACCCATTTCGCGCTGGAAAGGTCCGAAACCCTTTTACGCGAATCTCTCCCACACAACGGGAGGTAGTCAAGCCATTGCAACCGCCCCAACCGAAAGAGGAGCCACTTAAAGCCCCTGTTACACCGTTTGGGCAGCTGCCGATGTTCGGGCAGACCAGGGAGCCAAGTGCCTcatttgcagcagcagctgttTCGGTCCAAGCGGCCGCAAATCCGAATGAGGTTTCTTCACCATTCGCAGCTGCAGTCAGTAGTTCACCCTTTGTTGGTCAGGTTGCGTCGCCATTTGCTCCTGCGCAGGATGTGGCGGGGAGCCCATTCGAGGCGTCACCGTGCGCGGCCTCGTCACCCTTTGTTACAGCCGGAGGGCAGGAAACATCTCCCTTTGCAGCTCCGTCTACACCTGCCTCCTTCGGTCAGGGGAGCTTGTTTCCTCCAATGGGGACGGGAGCGCCTGGTTTTACTGCAATTACTGAGACTGAGCAGCGCCAACAGGAGCTGGAGCACGGCTGCCCCACATGcggaaaaaaattttctacGTTTGAGGGAGCTGCCATGCACAGCAAGTCAAAACACGGAATTGTGCTAGAATCTAAGAAGGTGAAAGACAGGCTGAACAGAAAGGGAGTTCCTGATTTACCCGCGTACGTGCCCAGTCCGGTGGATTTGTCTTCCACCTCCCCCTTTGGAACCAGGTCTGCCATCGGAGCTTCATGGGCCGAAACGGAGCTCATCCCCCATGCGCAGTGCGTGAGTAACATCACTATTGTTGGCCGCGTGCTCGATGTTTCGCAGGCGTCGGAGAATGTGTCTCACGTGACTGTTTTTGTTGAAGGAGAGCGGAGTGGTGAGGAGGAGACCTTGACACTTTGTTGCTTTGGCGAGGTCTCTCAAAAAATTCGTGGGACTTTGAAGCGCAACGCAACGATATTCGCAAGCGGCACCCTTCGGCTTCATCCTGTGTACGAAGCATCAAACAACAAATATTACGTGAGTCCTGTGGTGCATGTGTCAATGCCCACAGGGACTCTAGCTGTGATCACATAA
- a CDS encoding eukaryotic translation initiation factor 3 subunit 8, putative, (fragment) — TVRSLYEQLLLIGDDESKSLALLHLVYQMGLEGKYREGRDLIRRSGGAEKLCNSNHNSVLYNRAVAQLGLASFIMGDIMQAYELLSPLWNSWEGPEVLIGQKLPNLKDEKGDEELRYRDLLLPPHAHIPYSQLELATMLSTLVVGTVDEAKKPYEVTHHHRYFYRVINQMQFQPLLGEPIEFREQITAAYTALKLGDYARSSEVIKNMKVWDNMPRGTEARDTFLQRLKEAALQIFCYNSRRSFATISVEIMAKKFDITESTVKHVINGIISENNTPLIAVWDRDDQYLHVDRSNISRLQYLVEATARSVENIAHYCEKGGHGNDFRGGRGQGYMRGGRGFGRGGGGDFRGAADYGRGRGRGRARGGQ; from the coding sequence ACAGTGCGATCGCTCTACGAgcaactcctcctcatcGGTGATGACGAGTCCAAATCACTTGCTCTGCTTCATTTGGTTTACCAAATGGGACTAGAAGGGAAGTACCGGGAGGGACGAGATCTCATACGACGCTCTGGTGGGGCAGAGAAGCTGTGCAACTCCAACCATAATTCTGTCCTCTATAACAGAGCTGTCGCACAACTGGGTTTGGCATCCTTCATTATGGGTGACATCATGCAAGCGTATGAGCTCCTGAGTCCTTTATGGAATTCGTGGGAAGGTCCTGAGGTATTGATAGGCCAAAAGCTGCCGAATTTAAAAGATGAGAAGGGGGATGAGGAGTTGAGGTACCGTGATTTACTACTGCCTCCACACGCCCACATCCCTTATAGTCAGCTGGAGCTTGCAACGATGCTTTCAACGCTTGTAGTCGGCACAGTGgacgaagcaaaaaaaccCTACGAGGTTACACACCATCACCGCTATTTCTACCGTGTAATAAATCAGATGCAGTTTCAGCCACTCCTGGGCGAGCCTATCGAGTTCAGAGAGCAAATAACAGCTGCTTACACTGCCTTGAAGCTGGGTGATTATGCGCGCTCAAGTGAAGTTATCAAAAACATGAAGGTCTGGGATAACATGCCGAGAGGTACTGAGGCACGAGACACATTTCTACAACGTTTGAAGGAAGCAGCCCTACAGATATTCTGTTACAACAGCAGGCGCAGCTTTGCGACGATATCCGTGGAGATTATGGCCAAGAAGTTTGATATAACTGAGAGCACAGTTAAGCATGTCATTAACGGTATTATATCAGAAAATAACACCCCCCTCATTGCTGTGTGGGACAGAGATGATCAGTACCTTCACGTGGATAGAAGCAACATTTCACGCCTGCAGTACCTGGTGGAGGCTACTGCGAGAAGTGTGGAAAATATTGCCCACTACTGCGAGAAGGGCGGGCATGGCAACGATTTCCGTGGAGGACGGGGCCAGGGGTATATGCGTGGGGGACGAGGTTTTGGACGCGGAGGTGGCGGCGATTTCCGTGGCGCAGCAGACTACGGGCGCGGCCGGGGGCGTGGTCGTGCTAGAGGAGGGCAGTAA
- a CDS encoding CCT-theta, putative: MSFMQTGPASMLKDGSTFVDDPVIKNIDACRELAKITRSSMGPYGLCKMVINHLNKLFVTHDAATILRELEVEHPAAKLLVQASNAMQEEVGDGTNFVVSLAGELLSQAESLVRMGLHPSEIVEGYKKAGNKSLEILETLTVGTVDDVLLKEQVMAPIRTAIASKQYGHDSFLANLVVEACINACPTNTRSFNVDNVRVAKLDGDCVLGSRNVRGFVIARNPEGVVRHQKKAKIAVYACAVDVPSTETKGTALIETADELLQFSRKEEEAMEEIITNIHKTGVNVIVSNSTFGDLALHYLNRYGIMAVKVPSKFELRRLCAAVGARTLSRLDTPTVEDIGSCDNVDVTDAGGKNIISFVQDKDDSKLSTIVVRGATKNVLDDVERAIDDGVNVFKALTKDKRLVAGAGAVEMELQRKLKLFAETSPGLDQYAIHKFASSFEVVARTLAEVSGFNGTDVVTQLEIDHNAGKVHNGVGVEDGTTIDSLEAGIVEPYLTKYWAINLATEAVLTVLQVNQIIVAKQAGGPKNRPDQARDDD; encoded by the coding sequence ATGTCGTTCATGCAAACTGGTCCTGCGTCCATGCTTAAGGATGGGTCAACCTTTGTCGATGACCCCGTCATTAAGAACATCGACGCCTGCCGTGAACTTGCCAAGATAACTCGCAGTTCTATGGGACCCTACGGGCTGTGCAAGATGGTTATTAATCACCTCAACAAACTATTTGTAACCCACGACGCTGCTACCATCCTCCGTGAGCTTGAAGTTGAGCATCCCGCTGCGAAGTTGTTGGTTCAGGCTTCTAACGCCATGCAGGAGGAAGTTGGTGATGGGACAAACTTTGTTGTCTCTTTGGCTGGCGAGCTCCTTTCCCAGGCGGAGTCGCTTGTACGCATGGGCCTCCATCCAAGTGAAATTGTGGAGGGGTACAAGAAGGCTGGAAACAAGAGTCTGGAGATCCTTGAAACCCTGACGGTGGGAACGGTGGACGATGTACTCCTCAAGGAGCAGGTGATGGCGCCAATTCGCACGGCCATCGCCTCAAAGCAGTACGGACACGACTCATTCTTGGCGAACCTGGTGGTTGAAGCCTGCATCAATGCGTGCCCCACAAACACTCGGTCCTTCAATGTTGACAACGTGCGCGTGGCGAAGCTAGACGGCGACTGTGTGTTGGGATCCCGGAACGTGCGTGGATTTGTGATTGCACGAAACCCTGAGGGTGTTGTACGTCACCAGAAGAAGGCGAAAATTGCCGTATACGCTTGTGCAGTAGATGTGCCATCAACCGAAACGAAAGGGACAGCATTGATCGAAACAGCAGACGAGCTTCTCCAGTTCTcgagaaaagaggaggaggcgatGGAAGAGATCATCACCAACATTCACAAGACAGGTGTCAACGTCATCGTTTCAAACTCAACATTTGGTGACCTCGCCCTTCACTACCTCAATCGGTACGGCATAATGGCTGTGAAGGTCCCGTCCAAATTCGAGCTCCGTCGGCTCTGTGCGGCAGTGGGAGCGCGGACTCTTTCTCGCCTGGACACCCCAACAGTGGAGGATATTGGATCGTGTGATAACGTGGACGTGACGGATGCCGGTGGCAAGAACATCATATCGTTTGTCCAAGACAAAGACGATTCCAAGTTGTCCACTATTGTCGTCCGTGGAGCAACGAAAAACGTTCTTGACGATGTTGAACGGGCCATTGACGACGGCGTCAACGTTTTCAAGGCCCTTACCAAGGACAAGCGCCTCGTAGCCGGTGCGGGGGCCGTCGAGATGGAACTCCAAAGAAAGCTGAAGTTGTTCGCCGAGACAAGTCCTGGTCTTGACCAGTACGCTATTCACAAATTTGCTTCCAGTTTCGAGGTAGTGGCCCGTACACTAGCAGAAGTTAGTGGTTTTAATGGAACAGATGTTGTAACTCAGCTCGAGATTGACCACAACGCCGGCAAGGTGCACAATGGGGTTGGTGTAGAGGATGGCACCACAATCGACTCCCTGGAGGCTGGTATTGTTGAGCCGTATCTAACAAAATACTGGGCAATTAATCTGGCAACGGAAGCTGTTCTGACGGTGCTTCAAGTGAACCAAATTATCGTTGCCAAGCAAGCTGGCGGTCCGAAAAATCGTCCGGATCAGGCAAGAGATGATGATTAA
- a CDS encoding cytochrome c oxidase subunit IX, which yields MFSCALRTSRRTYINAFNAKAKARPNFGLRGVGYWTSEVYHKPGQNYWTLLCTTGPFLVIGSIMYDGFWAKLDDIAGGGPSHLDYGWRKQDRKPWDFAFDIGEGYAAGPATLRPAPGAVDLGHH from the coding sequence ATGTTCTCCTGTGCGCTGAGAACCAGTAGACGAACGTACATAAACGCGTTCAACGCGAAGGCAAAGGCGCGTCCAAACTTTGGTCTCCGTGGAGTAGGATATTGGACCAGTGAAGTTTATCACAAGCCAGGTCAAAATTATTGGACGTTATTGTGCACCACTGGACCTTTTTTGGTGATTGGTTCTATTATGTACGATGGTTTTTGGGCCAAACTTGATGATATTGCTGGTGGTGGACCTAGCCACCTCGACTATGGGTGGCGTAAACAGGATCGGAAACCGTGGGATTTTGCCTTCGATATTGGTGAAGGTTATGCGGCTGGTCCGGCAACTCTGAGACCAGCTCCAGGAGCTGTGGATCTGGGTCACCACTAG
- a CDS encoding acetyltransferase, putative, with translation MKRQRSGDTVIKTLFREYQAHSVTGFVQQAIKDAEKIFLCEACLSQFSSLPDLIKHAEICTYRYWIPGDEIYRCDERKCVIMEIDGRKAVCSSFTRRIAYLSKFFLDEKTTLDDLHFFAFIVIFELDDYGYHFAGYFSKEWRKTLSCTNTLSCLMVLPPYRSKGYGSLLVELSYEMAKIEGIAGTPERPLSTGGKRIFSRIWREELLRAMFAIHKEQLPLTLRTISSKSAINIEDTALALHHLRVVFSAPDGTTFITVPQSAINESEKTKRLNNKLLLWVPLS, from the coding sequence ATGAAACGACAGAGGTCGGGAGACACCGTCATCAAAACGCTGTTTCGGGAATATCAGGCACATTCTGTTACAGGTTTCGTCCAACAAGCTATAAAGGACGCTGAAAAAATTTTCTTATGTGAAGCTTGTCTTTCGCAGTTCTCCTCGCTGCCTGACCTCATTAAGCACGCTGAAATATGTACTTATCGCTACTGGATTCCTGGTGATGAAATATATCGATGCGACGAACGGAAGTGCGTCATTATGGAGATCGACGGGCGGAAAGCGGTCTGTAGTTCCTTCACAAGGAGGATTGCCTATCTATCCAAATTCTTTTTGGATGAAAAAACTACTTTAGATGACCTACATTTTTTCGCATTCATAGTTATTTTTGAATTAGATGATTATGGTTATCATTTTGCAGGATACTTCAGCAAGGAATGGAGAAAAACACTATCTTGCACAAACACACTTTCGTGCCTAATGGTGTTGCCACCGTACCGATCAAAGGGTTATGGTTCACTTCTTGTAGAATTATCGTATGAAATGGCTAAGATTGAGGGAATAGCTGGAACACCTGAAAGACCGTTAAGCACCGGAGGAAAGCGTATATTCTCCAGAATATGGCGTGAGGAATTGTTAAGAGCCATGTTTGCAATACATAAGGAACAACTACCCCTAACACTACGTACAATTTCATCGAAATCGGCGATAAACATTGAAGACACTGCCCTTGcccttcatcatcttcgAGTCGTCTTTTCCGCCCCTGATGGCACAACTTTCATAACTGTCCCCCAATCAGCTATCAACGAatcagaaaaaacaaaaagactcAACAACAAATTGTTACTGTGGGTGCCGCTATCATAA